A stretch of DNA from Catenulispora acidiphila DSM 44928:
CCGGGTCCGCCGAGCGAGAGTCGGATGTCGAAGGGCTGGCTGCCGGGACGGCCAGGGCGGACTCCGGCGCGTTCGCGGCGGACGAGGGACCGCCGGAACTCGTCGCCAGCAGGGACGCCGCCGTGCCGCCGACGGCGAGCGCCGCGACAGCGAGGGCTGCGGTGACACCCCTTCGCGAACGGCGCCCGCGACCGCCACCATCAGCACCGCGACCGCCGCCGGCGACCGTCGACTCCTCCGGCGCGCGGGAAGCCCACGCTGTCACTCCGGCGGGACGCGCGCCGGTCTCCGACAACGGATGATCCGCCGGCAGCAGCGGCACGACCGCCACGTCCGGTGGCGCGCCGCCGTCCCGCAGTGCCGTGACGACCGCCTCGTGCTGCTCGGTGATCAGCGCGTCCACGGCGTCCGGCCAGGTGCGGGTCAGCGCCGGCACGTCGCCGATCCGCGCCAGCAGCTGCTCGGGCGTGGGGCGCGCGGCGGGGTCCTTGGCCAGGCAGGCGCCGACGATGCCGCGCAGTTCCTCGGGGACGGCGTCGATGTCGGGCTCGGCGTGCACCACGTTGTAGAGCGTCGCCGGGGTCGAGGCGCCCATGAACGGCTCGGTGCCGGTGCACGCCATGTAGACCACCGCGCCGAGGGAGAAGATGTCGCTGGCCGGGGTCAAGGTCTTGCTTTCGGCCTGCTCCGGCGACATGTAGCCGGGCGAGCCGACCAGCCAGCCGGTGTGCGTGAGCTCGCTGGTGCTTCCGTCGGTGGCGCGCGCCACGCCGAAGTCGATGACCCGCGGACCGTCGGCGGCCAGCAGCACGTTGGAGGGCTTCAGATCGCGGTGCACGAGCCCGGCGGCATGGATCTCGCCCAGCGCGCTGGCCAGCCCGGCGGCCAGCCGCGCGGCGGTCTCCGGCGGCAGCGCGCCGGTCTCGTCGATCGCCTGCCGCAGCGAGGGCCCGGGCACGAACACCGTGACCAGCCACGGAATCTCGGTCTCGACATCGGCGTCGACCACCGGCGCGGTATAGGCGCCCGAGACCCGCCGCGACGCCGCGACCTCCCGCCGGAACCGCTCCCGGAACCCGGGATCCTCGACATGCTGCGCATGCACCAGCTTGAGCGCCACGAGCCGCCCGTCCGGCGCCCCGGCCAGGAAGACCCGCCCCATACCGCCGCGCCCCAGCTGGGCGAAGATCCGGTAGGGACCGATCCGCCGCGGATCGGACACCCCCAGTGGCTTCATAGAGGCCCACCCTAAAGGGGATGCTTTCTCTGGGGAAACGCAAGGGTGCAGTTCCGGGGCGGGATGCGGCACGTCGCCGGTGGTCGCCGAGCAGGAACGGGTTGAGGTTAGAGTCGGGAGGATGAACGTCTCGGTCGTCAGCGGCCTCGCCTTCGGACCCGGCGGCCAGCGCTTGGACGTGTACTCCCCCACCGACTCCCTTGAGGCGCGGCAGCCAGAGTGCCCCATCGTGCTGCTGTGGCACGGAAGGGGACCGGATGAACGCGACGTCCTGGCTCCCCTGGCGATGGCGACGGCCGCTTCGGGCGTCGTGTGCGTCGTGCCGGACTGGCGACCCGATGCGCCGGATCTGGGGCGTACCCACCTGCGCGAGTCTGCTTTGTTCGTGCAGCAGCACGGAGGCGATTTCGGCGGGGACGTCAGCCGGACAACCCTGGCCGGCTGGTCGCTGGGAGGCAAGACCGCGGTGGGCGCCGCGCTGGACGCAGCGGCGCTGGACGGCTGGCGGCCGCAGGCGGTCGTCGCGATCGCGGGCGGGTATTCGAGCGCAGATCCTCTCACCCGGCAGGTGGCGATGGACCGGCTCGCCGGAGCCGGGGCATTGGCGGAGCCCATTCCGGTCCACCTGGTCCACGGCACCGCTGATGTACTCGTCGACATCGAGCGATCACGCCTGCTCCATGCGGCTCTGCGCGATCGCGACTGGCCGTGCACCCTCACCGAGCTGGACGGCGCAGACCATGCCGGCGTGGTCATGACCGTGTACGACCCCGAAGCGCGCCGCTGTCAGGCGACCGACGCCGAACACGTGCTGCGGGCCGGGCATCAGACCGCGCAGGTCATCGCGCGGGCCGCGACAAGCCCATCAGGTCCCTGACAGCGTCGACGACCGCGTCGGGCCGCTGCATCACCAGTGTCACATGCCCGACGCCCTCGACGCGCCGGTTCTCCCCGTGCGTGAACGAGGCGGCGACCTCGTCGTAGAGCCGCAGCTTGCCGGCGGTTTCGGCCGCGACCAGTTCCTCCGACATGCCGGCGATGACCGCGCGCTTGAACGGGTCGATGTCCATCGCGGTCAGGAGCACCGTCGGCACGTCCGGGACGGCGTCGGCGACGGCGCGCATCTCCTCGCCGAGGGCTTTGACGTTCGAGCTCTCCTGGATGCCGCCGCGCAGCCAGGCGCGGTGGACGTGGTTGGCGACCAGCGGTTCGCGGATCTCGGCGGGGAACTGCGCCATGGCGTCCTGGAACAGGCCGCGGTAGAAGTCCCTGATCTCTTGCGGGACCTCGTGGATCTCGTCCGGGAGGACGGCGTCGGGGTCGAAGCCGTCCCAGAGGTCGGTCAGCTCCTTGGGCATGTACTTGCGCAGGTCCTCGTGCCCGGGCTCGATCAGGACCAGCGCCGCGACCTGTTCGGGATGCTGGGTCGCGAAGTAGCGCGCGTAGAGCCCGCCGAGCGAGTGGCCGACGATGATGTAGGGCCCTGAGACACCTTCCGCGCGGAGGAGTTCCAGCAGGTTCCGCAGT
This window harbors:
- a CDS encoding serine/threonine-protein kinase: MKPLGVSDPRRIGPYRIFAQLGRGGMGRVFLAGAPDGRLVALKLVHAQHVEDPGFRERFRREVAASRRVSGAYTAPVVDADVETEIPWLVTVFVPGPSLRQAIDETGALPPETAARLAAGLASALGEIHAAGLVHRDLKPSNVLLAADGPRVIDFGVARATDGSTSELTHTGWLVGSPGYMSPEQAESKTLTPASDIFSLGAVVYMACTGTEPFMGASTPATLYNVVHAEPDIDAVPEELRGIVGACLAKDPAARPTPEQLLARIGDVPALTRTWPDAVDALITEQHEAVVTALRDGGAPPDVAVVPLLPADHPLSETGARPAGVTAWASRAPEESTVAGGGRGADGGGRGRRSRRGVTAALAVAALAVGGTAASLLATSSGGPSSAANAPESALAVPAASPSTSDSRSADPADPAAAAAPSTADLTTDSNAGSVPATDVPTEAGSKPTTPARTAIPTCLGDKEAYALAEKKNGSMPDDARITVLRCDGDWAGGQLSSATDGNAEIVYLYQAGAWTAIDLGSDVCTGPVDKAPSDVRKSVNC
- a CDS encoding alpha/beta hydrolase codes for the protein MNVSVVSGLAFGPGGQRLDVYSPTDSLEARQPECPIVLLWHGRGPDERDVLAPLAMATAASGVVCVVPDWRPDAPDLGRTHLRESALFVQQHGGDFGGDVSRTTLAGWSLGGKTAVGAALDAAALDGWRPQAVVAIAGGYSSADPLTRQVAMDRLAGAGALAEPIPVHLVHGTADVLVDIERSRLLHAALRDRDWPCTLTELDGADHAGVVMTVYDPEARRCQATDAEHVLRAGHQTAQVIARAATSPSGP
- a CDS encoding alpha/beta fold hydrolase encodes the protein MTDPNSERPAPFGKRYEVHGRSLQTYRTGAADGDGDLSAGAGATVVLLPGGGSVGLDMWRVQEGVAQFATVVSYDRGGTGWSSRDVTLPRTLAEVTGELRNLLELLRAEGVSGPYIIVGHSLGGLYARYFATQHPEQVAALVLIEPGHEDLRKYMPKELTDLWDGFDPDAVLPDEIHEVPQEIRDFYRGLFQDAMAQFPAEIREPLVANHVHRAWLRGGIQESSNVKALGEEMRAVADAVPDVPTVLLTAMDIDPFKRAVIAGMSEELVAAETAGKLRLYDEVAASFTHGENRRVEGVGHVTLVMQRPDAVVDAVRDLMGLSRPAR